The following coding sequences are from one Paenibacillus sp. JDR-2 window:
- the cysE gene encoding serine O-acetyltransferase produces the protein MFRHIRSDIKAVFENDPAARSRFEVVFTYSGLHAIWAHRIANKFFRRGWFTLARIISQFSRFMTGIEIHPGATIGERLFIDHGMGIVIGETCEIGDDVVIYQGVTLGGTGKEKGKRHPTIGNNVVIGSGAKVLGSFSVGDNSNIGSNAVVLREVPDNCTVVGNPGRVVRRNGERVGDRLDHKQLPDPVIEMFREMQREIDSLKAEVERLREPVAGGETRS, from the coding sequence ATGTTTCGCCATATTAGATCAGACATTAAGGCAGTATTTGAGAACGATCCGGCAGCTCGAAGTCGATTTGAAGTTGTCTTTACGTATTCGGGTCTGCACGCGATATGGGCTCACCGGATTGCGAATAAATTCTTCCGCAGAGGATGGTTTACGCTTGCGCGGATCATCTCGCAGTTCAGCCGTTTTATGACGGGGATCGAGATTCATCCGGGAGCAACGATCGGAGAGCGGTTGTTCATCGACCACGGAATGGGTATAGTGATTGGAGAAACATGCGAGATCGGTGATGATGTCGTTATTTATCAGGGCGTAACGCTTGGAGGGACCGGCAAGGAAAAAGGCAAACGCCATCCTACCATCGGCAACAATGTTGTCATCGGTTCCGGCGCCAAAGTATTAGGCTCGTTTAGTGTTGGCGATAATTCGAATATCGGATCGAATGCCGTTGTCCTGCGGGAGGTGCCAGATAACTGTACCGTCGTGGGCAATCCGGGGCGTGTCGTCAGACGTAATGGCGAACGGGTCGGAGACCGGCTTGACCATAAGCAGCTGCCGGACCCCGTCATTGAGATGTTCCGCGAAATGCAAAGGGAAATAGATAGTTTAAAGGCCGAAGTCGAGAGGCTTCGCGAGCCAGTAGCTGGAGGAGAAACGAGATCATGA
- the ispF gene encoding 2-C-methyl-D-erythritol 2,4-cyclodiphosphate synthase, with the protein MIRVGQGFDVHQLVEGRPCIIGGVTIPYEKGLLGHSDADVLLHAITDAILGALGLGDIGKHFPDTSEEFKDADSLKLLEHVWALAKERGYKLGNCDSTIIAQRPKMAPYIPQMAEIIARALEADIEQVNVKATTTEQLGFTGRGEGIASQSVVCLIQDVIIK; encoded by the coding sequence ATGATTCGAGTAGGACAAGGCTTTGACGTGCATCAGCTGGTGGAGGGCCGTCCCTGCATTATCGGGGGCGTAACGATTCCTTACGAGAAGGGACTGCTGGGCCATTCCGACGCGGATGTGCTGCTGCATGCGATTACGGACGCGATTCTAGGGGCGCTTGGGCTTGGCGATATCGGCAAGCACTTCCCGGATACTTCCGAAGAATTCAAGGACGCCGACAGCCTGAAGCTGCTTGAACACGTATGGGCGCTGGCGAAGGAGCGGGGCTACAAGCTTGGCAACTGCGATTCGACGATTATTGCCCAACGTCCGAAGATGGCGCCTTACATACCGCAAATGGCGGAAATTATCGCGCGCGCGCTGGAAGCGGACATCGAGCAGGTGAACGTGAAGGCGACCACGACCGAGCAGCTTGGTTTTACCGGCAGAGGCGAAGGAATTGCCTCCCAATCGGTTGTCTGCTTGATCCAGGATGTTATAATCAAGTAA
- the pssA gene encoding CDP-diacylglycerol--serine O-phosphatidyltransferase yields MITKSIPSLLTVGNLFLGIAAIILVFNEKPETAAMMVIIAMLLDGVDGRVARALNVQSEFGKELDSLSDVISFGVAPAFIMYVVAFQELNPTIAWIITALFPICGALRLARFNVVASKPGYFIGLPIPAAGGVLCTLALFQDDIAVSVLLLSTLVLSLLMVSTIKYPNFKKIGISKGAIWAIPFVVALAIFLGIQFPDQLSKIIFVPMLLYALYGLKKNVDSRVKKRVRKRRAKEVQEENVQSETTA; encoded by the coding sequence ATGATCACTAAGTCGATACCGAGCCTTCTCACGGTCGGAAACTTATTCTTAGGAATAGCCGCCATTATTCTCGTGTTTAATGAAAAGCCGGAGACAGCCGCGATGATGGTTATTATAGCGATGCTGCTTGATGGCGTGGACGGCCGTGTAGCACGTGCTCTGAACGTGCAAAGCGAGTTCGGCAAAGAGCTCGATTCGTTATCCGATGTGATCTCGTTCGGCGTGGCGCCGGCTTTTATTATGTATGTCGTTGCCTTTCAAGAGCTTAACCCGACCATTGCCTGGATTATTACCGCACTGTTCCCGATCTGCGGTGCTTTGAGGCTGGCCCGATTTAACGTAGTAGCCAGTAAACCGGGTTACTTTATTGGCCTTCCTATTCCTGCTGCAGGAGGCGTGTTGTGCACGCTTGCGCTGTTCCAGGATGATATTGCAGTCTCAGTCTTGTTATTGAGCACGCTGGTGCTTTCCTTGCTTATGGTTAGTACGATTAAATATCCGAACTTTAAAAAAATCGGCATTTCCAAGGGTGCGATCTGGGCGATTCCGTTTGTGGTCGCGCTGGCTATTTTCCTTGGGATCCAATTCCCTGACCAGTTATCTAAAATTATCTTTGTACCGATGCTGTTATATGCGCTTTACGGTCTAAAAAAAAACGTTGACAGCCGCGTGAAGAAACGCGTCCGGAAACGCCGCGCCAAAGAAGTACAGGAAGAGAATGTGCAATCGGAGACGACTGCCTAA
- the cysS gene encoding cysteine--tRNA ligase has translation MNVQIYNTLTRSKEAFVPQEPGKVKMYVCGPTVYDYIHIGNARPVIFFDVVRRYLEYAGYDVNYIVNFTDVDDKLIKKAEQLGLTVPEVADKFINAFNEDIASLGVHKATLNPRVTEHIPSIIAFIQGLVDTGYAYASEGDVYYRTSKFEEYGKLSHQNLEELQFGIRIEVGERKENPQDFVLWKGVKPGEINWESPWGPGRPGWHIECSAMAREYLGDTLDIHGGGHDLQFPHHECEVAQSEALTGKQLANYWMHNGYIHINNEKMSKSLGNGITVNELVKRVKPAAIRYFILSTHYRSPLNFTDETIAQAENSVDRIANCAANLKHRLSTFDGQSEGAAAGELGDRIAQLKAQFEAKMGDDFNTPDAITAVFELVTEANQYMNRADASSEGIAALLAALEQMNTVLGLLPEAGTDAELLDDEIDALIVERTEARAAKNWARADEIRNLLTEKGIALEDTPQGIRWRRL, from the coding sequence ATGAATGTTCAAATTTACAATACGCTGACCCGATCAAAGGAAGCATTTGTCCCGCAGGAGCCGGGAAAAGTAAAAATGTACGTCTGCGGACCAACGGTCTATGACTATATTCATATCGGCAACGCGCGCCCGGTTATTTTCTTCGACGTCGTACGCCGTTACCTGGAGTATGCGGGTTATGACGTCAACTACATTGTGAACTTCACGGATGTAGACGATAAGCTTATCAAGAAGGCGGAGCAACTCGGACTTACGGTTCCGGAGGTTGCCGATAAGTTCATTAACGCGTTTAACGAGGATATTGCTTCGCTAGGCGTGCATAAGGCAACGTTGAACCCGCGGGTTACCGAGCATATCCCATCGATCATTGCGTTTATTCAAGGCCTTGTCGACACAGGCTATGCTTATGCAAGCGAAGGCGACGTGTATTACCGCACCTCGAAATTCGAGGAATACGGCAAGCTGTCGCATCAGAATCTGGAGGAGCTGCAGTTCGGCATCCGGATCGAGGTTGGCGAGCGCAAGGAAAATCCGCAGGACTTCGTGCTCTGGAAAGGCGTAAAACCTGGCGAAATTAACTGGGAAAGCCCTTGGGGACCGGGACGTCCGGGCTGGCATATTGAGTGCTCGGCGATGGCGCGCGAATATTTGGGCGATACGCTTGATATCCATGGCGGCGGCCATGACCTGCAATTCCCGCATCATGAGTGCGAAGTTGCCCAATCCGAGGCATTGACCGGCAAGCAGCTTGCAAACTACTGGATGCATAACGGTTACATTCATATTAACAACGAGAAGATGTCCAAGTCCCTTGGCAACGGGATTACGGTTAACGAGTTGGTAAAGCGCGTGAAGCCGGCGGCTATCCGTTACTTTATTTTGTCGACGCATTACCGCAGCCCGCTTAACTTCACGGATGAGACAATCGCTCAAGCCGAGAACAGCGTAGATCGGATCGCGAATTGCGCGGCTAACCTGAAGCACAGGCTTTCCACGTTTGACGGTCAGTCAGAGGGTGCTGCTGCTGGGGAGCTTGGCGACAGAATCGCTCAGCTTAAAGCACAATTCGAAGCGAAGATGGGCGACGACTTCAATACGCCGGATGCGATTACCGCCGTATTCGAGCTGGTTACGGAAGCGAACCAGTACATGAACCGCGCAGACGCTTCGTCGGAAGGAATTGCCGCATTGCTGGCGGCGCTTGAGCAAATGAACACGGTGCTGGGATTACTGCCGGAAGCGGGTACTGATGCCGAACTTCTGGATGACGAGATCGATGCGCTTATTGTTGAACGGACGGAAGCACGTGCGGCGAAGAATTGGGCAAGAGCGGATGAAATCCGTAACCTGCTCACCGAAAAAGGCATTGCGTTAGAGGACACTCCGCAAGGGATTCGCTGGCGGCGCCTGTAG
- the ispD gene encoding 2-C-methyl-D-erythritol 4-phosphate cytidylyltransferase has product MNAHWGAVVVAAGRGSRMGTAESKQYLPLHGKPILVHTLELFQAMDEIADIALVVGAEDVERCTGLVEEYKLGKVTAVVAGGSERQHSVFAGIKALSPAAEWVMVHDGVRPLVTQKAIRACCGKAEQNGAAVLAVPVKDTIKQVDDTGLIVSTPDRRSLWAIQTPQAFRRDLLTAAHERAAEEHFLGTDDAMVVERTGAPVVIAEGDYTNIKITTPDDLPWAEFLLEKRRREENKQ; this is encoded by the coding sequence ATGAATGCACATTGGGGAGCGGTTGTCGTTGCGGCCGGACGCGGCTCGCGGATGGGAACCGCAGAAAGCAAGCAATATTTGCCGCTGCACGGTAAGCCGATTCTCGTGCATACGCTGGAATTATTCCAAGCGATGGACGAGATAGCAGATATAGCGCTTGTGGTTGGCGCGGAGGACGTGGAGCGCTGCACCGGGCTTGTCGAGGAGTATAAGCTTGGCAAAGTGACGGCCGTGGTAGCCGGGGGAAGCGAGCGCCAGCATTCGGTCTTTGCGGGAATCAAGGCGTTGTCGCCGGCTGCCGAGTGGGTGATGGTGCATGACGGCGTGAGGCCGCTTGTAACGCAAAAGGCGATACGCGCCTGCTGCGGGAAAGCCGAGCAGAACGGCGCTGCCGTCTTGGCCGTACCGGTCAAGGATACAATCAAACAGGTAGACGACACGGGTCTGATCGTTTCAACGCCGGACCGCCGAAGCTTGTGGGCGATACAAACGCCGCAAGCTTTTCGTCGTGATTTGCTGACCGCAGCGCATGAGCGCGCGGCAGAGGAGCATTTTCTCGGTACGGATGATGCCATGGTGGTGGAACGTACAGGCGCGCCTGTCGTTATTGCGGAAGGCGACTATACGAATATCAAAATTACGACGCCGGATGATCTGCCCTGGGCAGAATTTTTGTTAGAGAAACGCAGGAGAGAGGAGAACAAACAATGA
- a CDS encoding PIN/TRAM domain-containing protein translates to MMKRIIQMAGLLFGGLAGLEVEGRTNSIEGWTQSSLGIWQGTSVYYFAIGALFGLLVASMAAGRIMKFMQRGIDQTAEMPMKDLLAGSGGLLAGLFLSALLYPAVAKLGGPGLLIPAVMSLFFGYLGLRIGLSKKDELAAAASAMLELRKSAPVADEAGGFEEHKILDTSVIIDGRIADICKTGFIEGTLVIPEFVLEELQHIADSSDLLKRNRGRRGLDILNKIQKELDVRVLIYEGDFEEISEVDSKLVKLAKALKGKVVTNDFNLNKVCELQGVSVLNINDLANAVKPVVLPGEEIIVQVIKDGKEHGQGVAYLDDGTMIVVEGGRDYIGTTMEVLVTSVLQTSAGRMIFAKPKLLEKAL, encoded by the coding sequence ATGATGAAACGAATTATTCAAATGGCCGGTCTATTATTTGGCGGATTGGCTGGGCTCGAAGTAGAAGGCAGAACGAATAGCATAGAAGGCTGGACGCAATCGTCGCTTGGTATTTGGCAAGGAACTAGCGTGTATTATTTCGCGATTGGGGCACTTTTTGGACTTCTTGTTGCGAGCATGGCTGCAGGACGAATTATGAAGTTTATGCAGCGCGGTATTGATCAAACGGCCGAAATGCCGATGAAGGATTTACTGGCCGGCAGCGGCGGGCTTCTTGCGGGATTGTTCTTGTCCGCGCTCTTGTACCCGGCGGTAGCAAAGCTTGGCGGACCGGGGCTTTTGATTCCGGCCGTGATGTCCCTGTTCTTCGGCTACTTGGGTCTTCGAATCGGTCTTAGCAAGAAGGACGAGCTGGCGGCAGCGGCATCGGCGATGCTGGAACTGCGCAAGTCAGCTCCGGTGGCTGATGAGGCGGGTGGCTTTGAAGAGCATAAAATTCTGGACACCAGCGTAATTATCGACGGCCGGATTGCGGATATCTGCAAGACCGGATTTATCGAAGGAACTCTCGTTATTCCGGAATTCGTGCTTGAGGAACTGCAGCATATTGCGGACTCTTCGGATCTGCTGAAGCGTAACCGGGGACGCCGCGGACTTGATATTTTGAACAAAATTCAAAAGGAATTAGATGTTCGGGTGCTTATCTACGAAGGAGACTTTGAAGAAATAAGCGAGGTGGACAGTAAATTGGTCAAGCTGGCGAAAGCCCTTAAAGGCAAGGTTGTTACCAATGACTTCAACTTGAACAAGGTATGCGAGCTGCAAGGTGTATCGGTACTGAACATTAATGACTTGGCTAATGCAGTGAAGCCCGTCGTCCTGCCCGGTGAAGAAATTATCGTACAAGTTATTAAGGACGGCAAAGAGCATGGACAGGGCGTCGCTTATCTGGACGACGGCACAATGATCGTTGTGGAAGGCGGACGCGATTATATCGGTACCACGATGGAAGTTCTTGTAACAAGCGTTCTGCAAACATCTGCAGGCCGGATGATATTCGCGAAGCCGAAGCTGTTGGAAAAAGCGCTGTAA